Proteins from a single region of Puntigrus tetrazona isolate hp1 chromosome 2, ASM1883169v1, whole genome shotgun sequence:
- the zbtb47a gene encoding zinc finger and BTB domain-containing protein 47, which yields MLIVEKTAEHPSAEFSLVEDVALHCTFLMDRLNNQRLFQPDLCDIDIVLLHHQTSFQAHKGVLAAYSPFFHSLFASSKELRRVELSLETLKPQGLQQILNFIYTSKLLVSSCNAQDVLKAATVLQMSNIATSCSELITRGSLDISPSVDQAKQSWGNNSSVSSSFHMEIKQEKDPTCARIYGGKSEANPYAVQVGEGRPVQLGGCKVEGKEMENPKDSEDLDSFNREQIIVELNLNNQTLNVSKGLEGNSAAHSPSGQQLPGKGKRSDETVEETKDSLALEEEEDEGEQSDDDDVRLEGTSEEEGEQTLPAFVSERPVRQTRASADAAAMVSRRSSVRERQETAHGRDSEELLDQDSLKLQSFTCVRCPKTFNNRWYLEKHMNVSHNRMHICDKCGKRFLMESELLLHQQTDCEKSIQCLTCGKAFRKLWSLHEHNKIVHGYAEKKYTCEICEKKFYTMAHVRKHMVAHTKEMPFTCETCGKSFKRSMSLKVHSLQHSGEKPFQCEVCSERFQYKYQLRSHMSIHIGHKQFMCQWCGKDFNMKQYFDEHMKTHTGEKPYICEICGKSFTSRPNMKRHRRTHTGEKPYPCEACGQRFRFSNMLKAHREKCSQVRNPPLLDSSAVTNQTQAAANQELPVGMETLRDISPHLHGVVSFPSSMLHSVDGGPSHSQLRSLTPLYSAGRTDSRNL from the exons ATG CTCATAGTGGAGAAAACTGCTGAGCATCCATCTGCAGAGTTCTCCCTCGTTGAGGATGTGGCCCTTCACTGCACCTTTTTAATGGACAGGTTGAACAATCAGCGTCTGTTTCAGCCAGACCTGTGTGACATAGACATCGTCCTCCTGCACCACCAGACTTCTTTCCAGGCCCATAAGGGTGTCCTAGCAGCCTACAGCCCCTTCTTCCACTCGCTGTTTGCGTCGAGCAAAGAGCTGCGGCGCGTGGAGCTCTCTCTGGAGACCCTCAAGCCTCAAGGCCTGCAGCAGATCCTCAACTTCATCTACACCTCCAAGCTGCTGGTCTCCAGCTGCAATGCCCAAGATGTGCTCAAGGCTGCCACGGTGCTCCAGATGAGCAACATCGCCACTTCCTGCAGTGAGCTCATTACCAGAGGCTCGCTGGACATCAGTCCCAGTGTGGACCAAGCCAAACAGAGCTGGGGCAACAACAGCTCGGTGAGCTCCAGCTTTCACATGGAGATCAAGCAAGAGAAGGACCCCACCTGTGCCAGGATTTATGGAGGGAAAAGTGAAGCGAACCCGTATGCTGTTCAGGTTGGCGAAGGGCGTCCCGTGCAATTAGGCGGTTGCAAAGTAGAAGGGAAGGAAATGGAAAATCCAAAGGACTCTGAAGATCTTGATTCATTTAATAGAGAGCAAATTATTGTGGAGTTGAACCTGAACAACCAAACGCTTAATGTGTCCAAAGGTTTAGAGGGAAACTCAGCAGCTCACTCACCCTCGGGACAACAGCTTCCTGGAAAAGGAAAGAGGAGCGATGAGACCGTTGAGGAGACAAAAGACAGTCTGGCtttggaggaggaggaagatgaaggTGAGCAGAGTGACGATGATGACGTGAGACTTGAAGGCACCAGTGAAGAGGAAGGAGAGCAAACGTTACCTGCATTCGTGTCTGAAAGACCAGTGCGACAAACCCGGGCCTCCGCTGATGCTGCCGCGATGGTCTCCAGGAGAAGCAGCGTGAGAGAGAGGCAGGAGACAGCTCATGGACGGGACAGTGAGGAGCTTCTGGACCAGGACAGCTTGAAGTTGCAGAGCTTCACCTGTGTGAGGTGCCCCAAGACATTCAACAACCGCTGGTACCTGGAGAAGCACATGAATGTATCACATAACCGCATGCATATCTGTGACAAGTGCGGCAAACGCTTCCTCATGGAGAGCGAGCTGCTGCTACATCAGCAGACCGACTGTGAGAAGAGCATACAG TGTCTAACGTGTGGTAAAGCTTTCAGGAAGCTCTGGTCGCTCCATGAGCACAATAAGATTGTTCATGGCTATGCTGAGAAAAAGTACACTTGTGAGATCTGTGAGAAGAAATTCTACACGATGGCTCATGTACGCAAGCACATGGTTG CCCACACAAAAGAGATGCCATTTACTTGTGAAACATGTGGCAAGTCATTTAAAAGGAGCATGTCCCTGAAGGTCCATTCCCTCCAGCATTCAGGAGAGAAGCCTTTCCAGTGTGAG GTCTGCAGTGAGCGTTTTCAATATAAGTACCAACTGCGCTCTCACATGAGCATCCACATCGGACACAAGCAGTTCATGTGTCAGTGGTGTGGGAAAGACTTCAATATGAAACAGTATTTCGATGAGCACATGAAGACACACACAG GAGAGAAACCGTATATTTGTGAGAtctgcgggaagagcttcacgaGTCGTCCCAATATGAAGCGGCACCGGCGTACGCACacgggagagaagccttacCCCTGTGAAGCGTGCGGACAGCGTTTCCGCTTCTCCAATATGCTGAAAGCTCACCGAGAGAAGTGTTCCCAGGTCAGGAACCCTCCTCTGCTGGACTCCTCGGCTGTAACCAATCAAACACAAGCTGCTGCAAACCAAGAACTGCCGGTCGGGATGGAAACGCTGAGGGATATTAGCCCGCACCTGCACGGAGTGGTCTCTTTTCCATCATCTATGCTGCACTCGGTGGACGGGGGTCCGTCACATTCTCAGCTGCGTTCCCTTACTCCGCTCTACTCCGCTGGAAGGACAGACTCCAGGAACCTGTAA
- the vipr1a gene encoding vasoactive intestinal polypeptide receptor — protein sequence MDTSKRMLILYLTCSLGPMLSIQMCEIMWELEAEKRECLSKLENITSGCTGEWDLACWPSARIGELVTIPCPNYFSHVSDQRGNISKSCTADGWTEINTAVVAFNCGYDPNITEDGNMGEFLGSVRTGYTVGHTVSLISLIIAIVILCFFRKLHCTRNYIHIHLFMSFILKAVAVIMKDVVLYEVEEPDDCHYESVGCKAAMVFFQYGVMASFFWLLVEGLYLHALLAVSFFSERKYFWWYILIGWGVPGVFITIWSITKAYLHDIGCWDIIDDDLWWIIKTPILVTILMNFILFICIIRILRQKISCRDIGRNESHQYSRLAKSTLLLIPLFGINYIIFAFMPHHIKSYVRLVFDLILGSFQGFCVAVLYCFLNGEVQSEIKRKFRRWHMQRFLGADTKYQQPSMASNGLNFSSQITMMTKSSPSTRRASACQDDFSAV from the exons ATGGATACGTCTAAACGAATGCTGATTTTATACCTAACCTGCTCGTTGGGACCC ATGCTGTCTATCCAGATGTGCGAGATCATGTGGGAGCTGGAAGCGGAGAAAAGGGAATGTTTGTCCAAGCTGGAAAACATCACGTCAG GTTGCACAGGTGAATGGGATTTAGCATGCTGGCCATCAGCTAGGATTGGGGAGTTGGTCACCATCCCCTGTCCAAATTACTTTAGCCATGTCAGTGATCAGAGAG GAAACATATCGAAGAGCTGTACTGCCGATGGCTGGACAGAAATAAACACAGCTGTCGTTGCTTTTAACTGTGGCTATGACCCCAATATCACAGAGGATGGAAACATG GGTGAATTCCTGGGCTCTGTGAGAACTGGGTACACTGTTGGTCACACTGTGTCTCTCATATCCCTCATCATTGCCATCGTCATTCTGTGCTTTTTCAG AAAACTCCACTGCACAAGGAACTACATCCACATTCACCTGTTCATGTCCTTTATACTGAAGGCTGTGGCTGTAATTATGAAAGATGTAGTCCTGTATGAGGTGGAGGAACCTGATGACTGCCACTATGAATCT GTGGGCTGCAAGGCTGCCATGGTTTTCTTCCAGTACGGCGTGATGGCCAGTTTCTTCTGGCTACTAGTGGAGGGTCTGTATCTGCATGCTCTTCTGGCCGTATCCTTCTTCTCTGAGAGGAAGTACTTCTGGTGGTACATTCTCATTGGCTGGG GAGTTCCAGGTGTCTTCATAACAATCTGGAGCATCACAAAAGCTTATTTACATGATATTGG ATGTTGGGATATTATCGACGATGATCTGTGGTGGATTATTAAAACCCCTATATTGGTAACAATACTG ATGAACTTCATTCTCTTCATTTGTATCATCCGGATACTTCGGCAGAAAATCAGTTGCCGGGATATCGGGAGAAACGAGTCACACCAGTACTC GAGACTGGCAAAATCGACTTTACTTTTGATTCCCCTGTTCGGGATAAACTACATAATCTTTGCCTTCATGCCTCATCACATCAAGTCTTATGTGCGTTTGGTGTTTGACTTGATCCTGGGGTCTTTTCAG gGATTCTGTGTCGCTGTCCTGTACTGTTTTCTAAACGGAGAG GTCCAGTCTGAGATCAAACGAAAGTTTAGGCGGTGGCACATGCAGAGATTTCTGGGAGCAGACACCAAATACCAGCAGCCCTCCATGGCAAGCAACGGCCTGAACTTTAGCTCCCAAATCACCATGATGACAAAAAGCAGCCCCTCCACGCGCCGCGCTTCCGCCTGTCAAGATGACTTCTCTGCCGTCTGA